The following proteins are encoded in a genomic region of Dyadobacter sp. UC 10:
- the gyrA gene encoding DNA gyrase subunit A, which translates to MAESSGENIIPINIEDEMRGAYIDYSMSVIISRALPDVRDGLKPVHRRVLYGMSDLGVNYNRAHKKSARIVGEVLGKYHPHGDSSVYNTMVRMAQPWSLRYPLVDGQGNFGSVDGDNPAAMRYTEARLKRIADELLNDLGKDTVDFQPNFDDSLNEPSVLPAKFPNLLVNGSSGIAVGMATNMAPHNLSEVIDGVLAYIDDNEITIPQLMEHIKAPDFPTGGIIYGYNGVRSAMETGRGSIIMRSKASFEVSKTGREQIIVTEIPYMTNKAAMIERIAALINDKKLDGISDIRDESDRDGMRIVFDLKKDAIPNIVLNHLFKYTPLQSSFGVNNVALVKGRPVLLNLKDLIKHYVDHRIVVITRRTEYELREAEKRAHILEGLIIALDNLDAVISLIRSSRDPETAKNGLMEQFALSEIQAKAILEMRLQRLTGLERDKIVKEYDEIMLLIADLRDILANEYRKYEIIKTELGEIKERYGDERRTKIEFAAEEFSDEDMIPDDEMLITISNEGYIKRTPLSEYRTQTRGGVGSRGVKTKDTDFTEHLFSATMLNYLLIFTEYGKLFWMKVYEVPEGSKTSKGRPIQNLISLENGDSIRSVINVRTLTDEDYINNNYLIMCTQQGTIKKTLLEAYSRPRANGIIAISINEGDRLLNVALTNGDNDIVIASSAGRAVRFNEKGVRPMGRTAAGVRGINLNDPENKVIGMVCINREDAQLLVVSENGFGKRSDIASYRITNRGGKGVSTMNATDKVGKLVAIREVTEQDDLMIITRNGIAIRMSVLDIRLAGRNTQGVKLIRLNNSDEITSVTRILKDPDEKAEELDEEGNVIVMPLSEAIETGEIELSDEDGDEDVIEEDEEDENDAPDEPEA; encoded by the coding sequence ATGGCAGAATCTTCTGGTGAAAACATTATCCCGATTAATATTGAGGATGAAATGCGTGGGGCTTACATTGACTATTCGATGTCCGTCATTATCTCGCGCGCATTGCCCGACGTCCGCGATGGCTTGAAACCGGTTCACAGGCGGGTTCTCTACGGAATGTCGGACCTGGGTGTGAATTACAACCGCGCTCACAAAAAGTCAGCTCGTATAGTAGGGGAGGTTTTAGGTAAGTATCACCCGCATGGTGATTCATCAGTATATAACACCATGGTGCGGATGGCCCAGCCGTGGTCGCTGCGGTATCCGCTGGTTGACGGCCAGGGTAACTTCGGATCGGTTGACGGCGATAATCCGGCGGCGATGCGTTATACAGAGGCCCGTCTTAAAAGAATTGCTGACGAGCTTTTAAATGACCTGGGAAAAGATACAGTTGATTTCCAGCCTAACTTTGATGATTCGCTGAATGAGCCTTCGGTTCTTCCCGCGAAATTTCCTAACCTGCTCGTAAACGGATCTTCCGGTATTGCGGTAGGTATGGCCACCAATATGGCGCCTCACAATCTTTCCGAGGTGATAGATGGGGTGCTGGCTTACATTGACGATAACGAAATTACCATTCCGCAGTTGATGGAGCATATCAAGGCTCCCGATTTCCCAACAGGTGGTATTATATATGGTTACAATGGTGTGCGTTCTGCCATGGAAACTGGTCGGGGCAGCATTATTATGCGTTCCAAGGCTAGTTTTGAAGTTTCGAAAACCGGCCGCGAACAGATTATCGTTACCGAGATTCCTTACATGACGAACAAAGCGGCGATGATCGAAAGGATCGCGGCTTTGATCAACGATAAAAAACTGGATGGCATCTCTGATATCCGTGACGAATCGGACAGGGACGGGATGCGCATTGTTTTTGATCTGAAAAAAGATGCGATACCTAATATCGTATTGAACCATTTGTTCAAATACACGCCTTTGCAAAGTTCTTTTGGGGTAAATAACGTGGCGCTGGTAAAAGGCCGCCCGGTATTGCTGAACCTGAAAGACCTGATCAAGCATTATGTAGATCACCGGATTGTAGTCATTACCCGCCGGACAGAATACGAACTGAGAGAAGCTGAAAAGCGTGCGCATATTCTTGAAGGTTTGATTATCGCACTGGATAATCTGGACGCGGTTATCTCGTTGATCCGGAGCTCCCGAGATCCTGAAACTGCGAAAAACGGCTTAATGGAGCAGTTTGCATTGAGCGAAATTCAGGCAAAGGCAATCCTTGAAATGCGTTTGCAGCGCTTGACAGGTCTGGAAAGAGATAAGATTGTCAAGGAATATGATGAGATTATGCTTTTGATCGCCGATTTACGCGACATTCTTGCCAATGAATATCGTAAGTACGAGATCATCAAAACTGAATTGGGAGAGATCAAGGAACGGTACGGCGACGAGCGGAGAACCAAGATTGAGTTTGCAGCAGAAGAATTCAGCGATGAGGACATGATCCCTGATGATGAAATGCTGATTACGATTTCAAATGAAGGTTATATTAAAAGGACTCCTTTGTCGGAATATCGTACGCAAACCAGAGGAGGGGTAGGTTCGCGCGGAGTTAAAACCAAGGATACAGACTTTACGGAACACCTTTTCTCAGCTACCATGCTGAACTATCTGTTGATATTTACCGAATACGGTAAGTTGTTCTGGATGAAGGTTTATGAAGTTCCGGAAGGAAGTAAAACTTCGAAGGGCCGACCGATCCAGAATCTGATCAGTCTGGAAAACGGTGATTCGATTCGTTCAGTAATTAATGTGCGAACATTAACAGATGAGGATTATATCAACAATAATTACCTCATTATGTGTACTCAGCAGGGCACCATTAAGAAAACTTTGCTGGAAGCATATTCCCGCCCGCGTGCAAATGGTATCATTGCCATCTCAATTAATGAAGGAGACAGGCTGCTAAATGTAGCGCTTACAAATGGTGACAACGATATTGTAATTGCGTCTAGTGCCGGCCGTGCGGTACGTTTCAATGAAAAGGGAGTGCGTCCGATGGGTAGAACGGCGGCTGGTGTGCGTGGTATTAACCTGAATGATCCTGAAAATAAGGTAATCGGTATGGTTTGTATCAACAGGGAAGACGCGCAGCTGCTGGTTGTTTCTGAAAACGGTTTTGGAAAGCGCTCTGATATAGCTAGTTACCGCATTACAAATCGGGGTGGAAAAGGAGTTTCCACCATGAATGCGACCGATAAGGTCGGTAAGCTGGTAGCAATACGGGAAGTTACCGAGCAGGATGATCTGATGATCATTACCAGAAATGGTATTGCTATCAGGATGAGCGTTTTGGACATTCGGCTGGCCGGAAGAAACACGCAGGGTGTGAAATTGATCCGACTGAACAATTCTGACGAGATTACCTCGGTGACCCGAATCCTGAAAGACCCGGACGAAAAGGCCGAGGAGCTTGATGAAGAGGGCAACGTAATCGTAATGCCTTTGTCGGAAGCAATTGAAACCGGCGAGATTGAACTGAGCGATGAAGACGGTGATGAGGATGTGATCGAGGA
- a CDS encoding GntT/GntP/DsdX family permease, producing MPLLLTFIAILALIALIAWLKIDTFISFLLVSIGLGLASGLDVATVSTAIQKGVGGTLGDLVLIVGFGAMLGKLVADSGAAQRITDALISLFGQKYIQWGMALAGFVIGIPLFYNAGFVIVIPLIFMISATARLPLLYVGIPMLSALSVAHGYLPPHPSPAAIASQLQADLGKTLMYGIIVSLPAIAVAGPLFGSTLKRFRPKPDEDLFNVTPRPTAELPGLGISVITALLPVFLLTVMSGIKRIYPDNKIIGLLAEPYFGMLVSVLFAAYALGVRRGMNMKGISKSMEEAFKGVSVILLIIAGAGVFKEIMTASGVSTYIAESLAGIDISPLLLSWGIAAVIRVCVGSATVAGLTTVGILSPLLVSAPVAPELIVLAIGSGSLMFSHLNDGGFWLFKEYFNLSIKETILTWSIMETIVSIMGLLGVLVLNLIV from the coding sequence ATGCCCTTATTACTTACTTTTATTGCGATCCTGGCACTTATCGCACTGATTGCCTGGTTAAAAATTGATACGTTCATATCCTTCCTGCTGGTCTCTATCGGGCTGGGCCTGGCGAGCGGCCTGGATGTAGCTACTGTCAGTACCGCAATTCAGAAAGGCGTGGGCGGCACACTGGGTGACCTTGTTCTTATTGTCGGTTTCGGTGCGATGCTGGGTAAGTTGGTTGCCGACAGCGGTGCCGCGCAGCGGATCACAGACGCATTAATCAGTTTATTCGGACAAAAGTATATTCAATGGGGAATGGCACTGGCCGGATTCGTGATCGGTATTCCGCTATTCTATAATGCAGGCTTCGTGATCGTGATCCCGTTGATATTTATGATCAGTGCTACCGCCCGTCTTCCTTTACTATATGTAGGAATTCCAATGCTTTCTGCACTATCGGTTGCGCACGGATACTTACCGCCCCACCCTTCTCCCGCTGCGATCGCCAGCCAGTTGCAGGCGGATCTTGGGAAAACTTTAATGTATGGTATCATTGTATCGCTGCCTGCGATTGCAGTGGCCGGGCCACTTTTCGGCAGTACTTTGAAAAGATTCCGACCCAAGCCGGACGAAGATCTGTTTAATGTAACGCCAAGGCCCACAGCCGAACTTCCGGGATTAGGCATAAGTGTAATTACAGCCTTGCTTCCCGTATTTCTGCTCACAGTGATGTCGGGGATCAAGCGCATTTATCCGGACAACAAGATAATCGGATTACTGGCCGAACCCTATTTCGGCATGCTGGTTTCTGTCCTTTTCGCAGCCTATGCGCTGGGTGTCCGGCGGGGTATGAACATGAAAGGGATCAGTAAATCAATGGAAGAAGCATTCAAAGGCGTTTCGGTGATTTTACTGATCATTGCCGGTGCCGGTGTTTTCAAAGAAATCATGACAGCCAGCGGCGTAAGCACCTACATTGCAGAAAGTCTGGCGGGCATCGATATATCTCCACTGCTTCTTAGCTGGGGAATTGCGGCGGTTATCCGCGTTTGCGTCGGCTCAGCGACTGTCGCAGGGCTTACCACTGTTGGCATACTTTCGCCACTCCTCGTCAGTGCTCCGGTAGCTCCCGAACTGATCGTACTGGCCATTGGTTCAGGTAGTTTAATGTTCTCCCACCTCAACGACGGTGGTTTCTGGCTTTTTAAGGAATACTTTAATCTTAGCATCAAAGAGACAATCCTTACCTGGTCAATTATGGAAACAATTGTCTCTATAATGGGATTACTGGGCGTTTTGGTGCTAAATTTGATCGTCTGA
- a CDS encoding RidA family protein: MENTPESNFAALGLNLPPAPKPVGVYKPILIVDKRWVYVSGHGTVQDDGSLIIGRIGSQMDADQGKLAARQVGLAILATLKANLGSLNRVKRVIKVLGLVNCTPDFEKHPFIINGCSELFAKVWGEENGIGVRSAVGMGSLPDNIPVEIEAMFELEEK, from the coding sequence ATGGAAAATACGCCGGAATCAAACTTTGCAGCCCTTGGCCTGAACCTTCCTCCCGCCCCCAAACCGGTTGGCGTTTACAAACCGATCCTAATCGTCGACAAACGCTGGGTATACGTATCCGGCCATGGTACCGTACAGGACGATGGCTCACTGATCATTGGCCGCATCGGAAGCCAAATGGATGCCGACCAGGGTAAACTGGCCGCCCGGCAGGTAGGACTGGCAATTCTTGCTACCCTGAAAGCAAACCTGGGCAGCCTGAACCGCGTCAAAAGAGTCATTAAGGTTTTAGGACTTGTTAACTGCACACCGGATTTTGAGAAACATCCATTCATTATCAACGGATGCAGTGAACTGTTTGCAAAAGTTTGGGGAGAAGAAAACGGGATAGGCGTAAGAAGCGCGGTCGGGATGGGAAGCCTGCCTGACAATATCCCGGTGGAGATTGAGGCGATGTTTGAGCTGGAAGAGAAGTAA
- a CDS encoding D-TA family PLP-dependent enzyme, whose amino-acid sequence MWYQLNKPEEVISPSLLFYEDRIRHNVTSMINVAGDANRLVPHIKTHKCAEIVAIQLEQGISKFKCATIAEAEMLANAGAKWILISYQLVGPNVARLFRLKEVFPYVVFSSLVDNEKSADELNEAALSAGLKASVFIDVNNGMNRSGHPTDVTLLSLYRYVSTLSHIEFGGLHIYDGHIRNPEFPDRKTASDEAFNTVLPLIDFVKNDIGSEPVIIAGGSPSFTVHAMRDNVLLSPGTNVLWDSGYGDRFDGQPFEHAALILTRVVSKPATGIVTIDLGHKAIAAENPIENRFRLLNLNSYTLTGQSEEHGVLQVSPEVWENVNIGDVLYALPYHICPSVALHDFATVVENGDVKTEWKIVARNRRLTI is encoded by the coding sequence ATGTGGTATCAACTTAACAAACCCGAAGAGGTAATCTCGCCATCCCTGCTTTTCTACGAGGACAGGATACGGCATAATGTCACCAGCATGATCAATGTGGCAGGTGATGCGAACAGGCTGGTGCCACATATCAAAACCCATAAGTGTGCGGAAATTGTTGCGATCCAGCTCGAACAGGGAATCAGCAAGTTCAAATGTGCCACCATAGCGGAAGCGGAAATGCTCGCTAATGCCGGTGCCAAATGGATCCTGATCTCTTACCAGTTGGTCGGACCGAATGTTGCCAGGTTATTCCGGTTGAAAGAAGTGTTCCCATACGTGGTATTTTCATCACTGGTAGATAATGAAAAATCTGCCGATGAATTGAATGAGGCTGCATTGTCCGCAGGCCTGAAAGCTTCTGTTTTCATAGATGTAAACAATGGTATGAACCGGTCAGGACATCCGACGGATGTAACATTACTTTCCCTTTACAGATATGTGAGTACTTTATCACATATTGAATTCGGTGGTCTTCATATCTATGACGGCCACATCCGCAACCCTGAATTCCCGGATCGGAAAACTGCCTCAGACGAAGCATTCAACACGGTTCTTCCGCTGATCGATTTTGTGAAAAATGATATTGGCAGCGAACCGGTGATTATTGCCGGCGGATCTCCTTCTTTTACCGTGCACGCGATGCGTGACAACGTGCTTCTCAGCCCGGGAACGAATGTACTCTGGGATTCGGGTTATGGCGACCGCTTTGATGGCCAGCCCTTCGAACATGCTGCACTGATATTAACCCGCGTAGTTTCGAAACCTGCCACCGGAATAGTGACCATTGACCTGGGCCATAAAGCAATTGCCGCCGAAAATCCCATTGAAAACCGCTTTCGCCTCCTCAACCTGAATAGCTACACTTTAACCGGGCAAAGCGAGGAGCACGGTGTATTGCAGGTTTCTCCCGAGGTTTGGGAAAATGTCAATATCGGGGATGTTCTTTACGCACTACCCTACCACATTTGCCCCAGCGTTGCACTGCACGATTTTGCGACGGTTGTGGAAAATGGCGACGTTAAAACCGAGTGGAAAATTGTTGCCCGCAACAGAAGACTGACTATATAA
- a CDS encoding dipeptidase encodes MFLFDAHLDLSMNAVEWNRDLTQELYSIRERESNMTDKPDRGKGVVSFPEMRKGNIGICVATQIARFVKPDSKIPGWHSQAQAWAQSQAQIAWYKAMEEAGEMTQITTLDHLNSHLAMWQNAESTANLPMGYILSLEGADSFISLKNLEIAYGYGLRAIGPAHYGPGIYAYGTDSDAPLSQKGKDLLREMDNLNMILDATHLCDTAFWEAMDIYKGPVWASHNLVRAITPHNRQFSDEMIKTLLERNAVIGMAFDAWMMIPGWVRGQSTPESTGLKIEHIIRHIDHICQLAGNADHVGIGSDLDGAYGKEQSPGDLDSIADLQTIPSLLSSRGYSVGDIEKIMWKNWVKFLNSAWA; translated from the coding sequence ATGTTTTTATTTGACGCACACCTTGACCTTTCCATGAATGCAGTGGAATGGAACCGTGACCTGACCCAGGAGCTTTATTCCATCAGAGAGCGGGAAAGCAACATGACAGACAAACCCGACCGCGGAAAAGGCGTCGTCAGTTTTCCTGAAATGCGCAAAGGCAATATTGGAATTTGTGTAGCCACACAAATTGCCCGTTTCGTGAAGCCAGACAGCAAAATACCCGGCTGGCATTCTCAGGCCCAAGCCTGGGCACAAAGTCAGGCGCAAATTGCCTGGTACAAGGCAATGGAAGAAGCAGGCGAAATGACACAGATCACAACGCTTGATCATTTGAACAGCCACCTCGCTATGTGGCAAAACGCTGAATCCACAGCAAATCTGCCGATGGGATACATACTAAGCCTGGAAGGTGCCGACTCTTTCATCAGCCTGAAAAATCTTGAAATCGCCTATGGCTACGGCCTGCGCGCCATCGGTCCTGCCCACTACGGGCCGGGGATTTACGCATACGGTACTGATTCGGATGCGCCTTTATCGCAGAAAGGCAAAGATCTGCTCCGCGAGATGGACAACCTGAATATGATCCTGGATGCGACCCACCTGTGTGATACTGCATTTTGGGAAGCAATGGATATTTATAAGGGACCCGTTTGGGCGAGCCATAACCTGGTCCGTGCGATAACACCGCATAACCGGCAGTTTTCGGATGAAATGATTAAAACCCTGCTCGAAAGAAATGCGGTGATCGGGATGGCTTTCGATGCGTGGATGATGATCCCTGGCTGGGTTCGCGGTCAATCAACCCCGGAAAGTACCGGCCTGAAAATCGAACACATTATCCGGCATATCGACCATATCTGCCAGTTAGCCGGTAATGCAGATCATGTTGGTATTGGTTCGGACCTGGATGGAGCCTACGGAAAAGAACAGTCGCCCGGTGATCTTGATTCGATTGCAGACCTTCAGACAATCCCATCACTACTCTCCTCCCGTGGTTATTCGGTTGGTGATATCGAAAAAATAATGTGGAAAAACTGGGTGAAATTTCTGAATTCCGCCTGGGCCTGA
- a CDS encoding bifunctional alpha,alpha-trehalose-phosphate synthase (UDP-forming)/trehalose-phosphatase: MEKLSQSGNSGRLIIVAYRLPFKLVREDDQVQLVQNSGGLVSAVLSLVKDPRMPKFNASEKIQWVGFSENTAEELEGQSLANEEFQAHPVFISEEVNENYYEGFCNNLIWPLCHYFPSLARFDDAYYEAYQTANQLFFDKLDEIIQPDDTIWVQDYQLMLLPGMIRRKYPENKIGFFFHIPFPSYELFRMLPVGWRKAIVDGILGADVVGFHTNDYVEYFLKAARLVSEYGNKLHYINMSNRIVKVDSFPISIDFEKFNAAFDAPEVVQARNDARQSLKEKIIFSVDRLDYSKGIIHRLRGYQRFLERYPEWHEKVSFVMVVVPSRDTIEHYQQMKSDIDQTVGKINADYGNIYWQPIIYQYRSMPYHELVGMYTASDVALITPVRDGMNLVCKEYVASRKDRKGVLILSEMAGAAAELGEALIINPLDVQDIADAIKIAFEMPVEEQTKRMDAMRERIMDYDVFAWTNDFFTQMTMLELEHDRLRQVFLNNKGIDAIRKAYEASGNRILFFDYDGTLAPIVADPAKAIISADVKKLIGEIAQRDTVVIVSGRDKDFLDSLFHDLPVHIIAEHGALIKTKGSENWALNESYEEGWKESIRPIMDLYAKRCPGAFVEEKETALAWHYRTADEKEYATRRAQELLWQLKNYIQPELNLQVIDGNKVVEVKKTAFNKGTATRMFVDNGNYDFILAIGDDTTDEDMFEALPDTSFTIKIGDDLSAARNHIRSQEEVFYFLSFMVSAISE, translated from the coding sequence ATGGAAAAATTATCACAATCAGGTAACTCCGGACGATTAATCATAGTTGCTTATCGATTACCATTTAAGCTGGTCCGGGAAGACGATCAGGTCCAATTGGTCCAGAATTCAGGAGGGCTTGTTTCTGCGGTGCTGTCCCTTGTTAAGGATCCCCGAATGCCTAAGTTTAATGCGAGCGAAAAGATCCAATGGGTCGGATTTTCGGAAAATACCGCCGAAGAACTCGAAGGACAATCACTTGCAAATGAAGAGTTTCAAGCCCATCCGGTTTTCATTTCCGAAGAAGTCAATGAAAATTACTATGAAGGTTTCTGCAACAATCTGATCTGGCCGTTGTGTCATTATTTTCCTTCTCTCGCCCGTTTTGACGACGCATATTACGAGGCTTATCAAACCGCAAATCAGTTGTTTTTTGACAAGCTGGACGAGATCATACAACCCGATGACACGATCTGGGTGCAGGATTACCAGCTGATGCTATTGCCGGGAATGATCCGCCGGAAATATCCCGAGAACAAAATCGGGTTCTTTTTTCACATTCCGTTCCCTTCCTATGAGCTATTCAGAATGCTTCCCGTAGGATGGAGAAAGGCGATTGTCGATGGTATTTTGGGAGCTGATGTTGTTGGATTTCATACAAATGATTATGTCGAATATTTTCTGAAAGCTGCGCGACTGGTCTCGGAATATGGGAACAAACTTCACTATATCAATATGAGTAACCGTATTGTAAAAGTCGATTCGTTTCCGATCAGTATTGATTTTGAAAAATTCAATGCTGCATTTGATGCGCCGGAAGTTGTTCAGGCAAGAAACGACGCCAGGCAGTCGCTGAAAGAAAAAATCATCTTTTCTGTTGACAGGCTGGATTATTCAAAAGGCATAATCCACCGGTTAAGAGGATACCAGCGTTTTTTGGAAAGGTACCCCGAGTGGCATGAAAAAGTGTCGTTCGTTATGGTTGTGGTGCCTTCCAGGGATACCATCGAGCATTACCAGCAAATGAAATCGGATATAGACCAGACCGTCGGCAAGATCAATGCGGACTATGGGAATATCTACTGGCAGCCGATCATCTACCAATATCGTTCAATGCCCTACCACGAACTGGTTGGCATGTACACCGCCAGCGATGTAGCACTGATCACCCCTGTCCGGGATGGTATGAACCTGGTTTGCAAAGAGTATGTGGCCAGCCGAAAGGATCGGAAAGGAGTGCTGATACTCAGTGAAATGGCGGGGGCGGCGGCGGAACTCGGAGAGGCACTTATAATCAATCCATTAGACGTACAGGATATTGCAGACGCGATCAAAATCGCATTTGAAATGCCGGTTGAAGAACAAACCAAAAGAATGGACGCCATGCGTGAACGTATAATGGATTATGACGTTTTCGCCTGGACCAACGACTTTTTTACCCAAATGACAATGCTTGAACTTGAACACGACCGGTTGCGCCAGGTATTCCTCAATAATAAAGGGATCGACGCGATCAGGAAAGCTTACGAAGCTTCCGGCAACAGGATATTATTTTTTGATTACGACGGTACACTTGCACCTATCGTGGCGGATCCGGCGAAGGCGATTATCTCTGCCGATGTCAAAAAGCTGATAGGTGAAATTGCGCAGCGGGATACTGTTGTGATTGTGAGCGGCCGGGATAAGGATTTCCTCGATAGTTTGTTCCACGATCTGCCGGTCCATATTATCGCTGAACATGGCGCTTTGATAAAAACGAAAGGCTCGGAAAACTGGGCATTGAATGAGAGCTATGAAGAAGGCTGGAAAGAAAGTATCCGCCCGATTATGGATTTATACGCGAAACGGTGCCCCGGCGCTTTCGTAGAGGAGAAGGAAACCGCACTTGCCTGGCATTACCGCACCGCCGACGAGAAGGAATACGCTACCCGGCGGGCCCAGGAACTACTTTGGCAACTTAAAAACTACATTCAGCCTGAGTTGAATTTGCAGGTGATTGACGGAAATAAAGTTGTGGAAGTGAAAAAAACCGCATTCAACAAAGGGACAGCCACACGGATGTTTGTCGACAACGGTAATTACGATTTCATTCTGGCGATCGGTGACGATACTACGGACGAGGATATGTTTGAAGCTTTGCCGGACACCTCGTTTACCATCAAAATTGGTGACGATCTGTCCGCCGCCCGCAACCATATCAGAAGTCAGGAAGAAGTCTTTTACTTTCTGTCTTTTATGGTGTCTGCTATCTCGGAGTAA
- a CDS encoding RNA polymerase sigma factor — MVNLSIIHAAQQQDAFAQRMVFNSYGRILFRLAKRYLVDNAKTEDAVSESFCIIFKKMGSCQFQAIAPFEMWIRKIVVNECLHILRKDKRFDLLNEQDSDNHVLDDATVEQLTAAEIFKLIEDLPAGYRAVFNLYEIEGYTHAEIAQLLGISPGTSKSQLSKAKNMLQRKIIELDPDYAKRKII; from the coding sequence TTGGTAAACCTTTCAATCATTCATGCGGCCCAGCAACAAGATGCATTTGCCCAGCGAATGGTCTTCAACAGTTACGGAAGGATTTTGTTCCGGCTTGCAAAACGGTACCTGGTCGACAATGCCAAGACCGAGGACGCCGTCTCGGAATCCTTTTGTATTATTTTCAAAAAAATGGGAAGCTGCCAGTTTCAGGCAATAGCGCCATTTGAAATGTGGATCAGGAAAATTGTCGTGAACGAATGCCTCCATATTTTAAGAAAAGACAAACGTTTTGACTTACTCAACGAGCAGGATAGTGACAACCATGTGCTGGACGACGCGACCGTCGAACAGTTAACCGCCGCGGAGATTTTTAAACTGATTGAAGATTTGCCTGCGGGCTACCGCGCCGTATTCAATCTGTACGAAATAGAAGGTTACACGCACGCAGAGATTGCGCAGCTGCTGGGAATCAGTCCGGGTACTTCCAAGTCCCAGTTGAGCAAGGCAAAAAATATGCTGCAAAGAAAAATCATCGAACTCGACCCGGATTATGCGAAACGAAAGATTATTTGA
- a CDS encoding PLDc N-terminal domain-containing protein: MLATLFAFMGLGGAEVAIVGLLILGMVIWALIDVIKSEFTRPNNKFVWILVIVFMPILGSFLYLIIGRGQRATRY; the protein is encoded by the coding sequence ATGCTTGCAACGCTATTTGCTTTCATGGGGCTGGGTGGCGCCGAGGTGGCTATCGTGGGCCTGCTGATTCTCGGTATGGTCATTTGGGCCCTTATCGACGTGATCAAGTCTGAGTTTACCAGGCCTAACAACAAGTTTGTCTGGATCCTGGTCATCGTATTCATGCCGATCCTGGGATCATTTTTGTACCTGATCATCGGCCGGGGACAGCGCGCGACCAGGTATTGA
- a CDS encoding nuclear transport factor 2 family protein, with translation MTYQNLRSGVFGGMAVLLLTFIISQKSMAQSKEEAEVAKAVESLKALLVEPNQKGLEEISSKDLSYGHSNGLVEDQKTFVESLVSKKYDFVTMDLTEQTIRVVGNAAIVRHILTAKTNDAGKGPGTANIKVLQVWQKQASGKWIMIARQAVKILQ, from the coding sequence ATGACTTACCAGAACCTAAGATCCGGTGTATTCGGCGGAATGGCCGTTTTGCTGTTAACTTTTATTATTTCACAAAAAAGCATGGCCCAAAGTAAAGAAGAAGCGGAAGTTGCAAAAGCGGTAGAGTCGCTAAAAGCATTGCTCGTTGAACCCAATCAGAAAGGTTTGGAGGAAATTTCCTCCAAAGACCTGAGCTACGGCCACTCGAATGGGCTGGTTGAAGATCAGAAGACATTCGTGGAATCGCTGGTTAGCAAAAAGTACGATTTCGTCACGATGGACCTGACCGAACAGACGATCAGGGTTGTAGGTAATGCAGCCATCGTGAGGCATATACTGACCGCGAAAACCAACGACGCGGGAAAGGGACCCGGAACGGCGAACATTAAAGTATTGCAGGTTTGGCAAAAACAGGCAAGCGGTAAATGGATTATGATCGCGCGGCAGGCAGTAAAGATTCTCCAATAA